The following are from one region of the Streptobacillus ratti genome:
- the yqeK gene encoding bis(5'-nucleosyl)-tetraphosphatase (symmetrical) YqeK, whose product MYNLNEIHEELKRLVTEKRYNHIIRVRNKAIELAKIYNAPTDIVEVGALLHDIAKYFDDEKAYSIIEDKYKNIFENGFKINQILHGFAAASYAKKRFNITNELILDSLRYHTIGRENMTIIDKIVYLADAIEDGRDYPNVDLIRKEALKDLDSAILMEINIKLHYLINKNLIIHPNTILLRNKLIKKVNK is encoded by the coding sequence ATGTATAACCTAAATGAGATTCATGAAGAATTAAAAAGATTGGTAACTGAAAAAAGATACAATCACATTATTAGAGTTAGAAATAAGGCTATAGAACTTGCAAAGATATATAATGCACCAACTGATATTGTAGAAGTTGGTGCTTTATTGCATGATATAGCTAAATATTTTGATGATGAAAAAGCCTACTCTATTATTGAAGATAAGTATAAAAATATTTTTGAAAATGGATTTAAAATTAATCAAATATTACATGGTTTCGCTGCTGCCTCATATGCAAAAAAAAGATTTAATATTACAAATGAACTTATACTCGATTCTTTGAGATACCATACTATAGGTCGTGAAAATATGACAATAATAGATAAAATAGTATATCTTGCGGATGCAATTGAGGATGGTAGAGATTATCCTAATGTTGACCTTATTAGAAAAGAAGCACTTAAAGATTTAGATTCTGCTATACTAATGGAAATTAATATCAAATTACATTATTTAATTAATAAAAATTTAATTATACATCCTAATACTATTTTATTAAGAAATAAATTAATAAAAAAGGTGAATAAATGA
- a CDS encoding sulfurtransferase TusA family protein — protein MAKEFTLDCLGEACPVPLIRTQGKMEELEIGDTLIVSIDHSCAMKNIPEWARKVGHNVEIEEIDDGEWELIIEKLV, from the coding sequence ATGGCAAAAGAATTTACATTAGATTGTTTAGGTGAGGCTTGTCCTGTACCTTTAATTAGAACTCAAGGTAAAATGGAAGAATTAGAAATTGGAGATACTTTAATAGTTAGCATAGATCATTCTTGTGCAATGAAAAATATTCCAGAATGGGCAAGAAAAGTAGGACACAATGTTGAAATAGAAGAAATTGATGATGGAGAATGGGAATTAATTATAGAAAAATTAGTATAG
- the tyrS gene encoding tyrosine--tRNA ligase: MSELEIKKEVERQFEILKRGCEEIISEEEFKKKLENSIRNNRPLKVKLGIDPTGSELHIGHAIPIRKLRQFQDLGHEVNFLIGTFTARIGDPTGKSETRKMLNFETIQENIRTYLEQVKIILDLDKIKVVYNHDWLEKLTLEEVLKLLSMFTVSQMIQREDFSKRLSNNQPVSLIEFTYPILQGYDSVALEADVELGATEQKFNLLRGRDLQKNFNQEQQICMIMPILVGLDGVEKMSKSLGNYISIQDSPNDMFGKIMSISDELMLNYYEMITDLPLDYVKEMLKTQHPMECKKRLGYELVKEYYGEKIASESKSWFENVFSNKNLDVELPEIKLIENELTALQLLSKISFISSNSEGRRLIEQGAMKVNDVTIKNINEMVNLTEETIVRCGKKKIVKIIK; encoded by the coding sequence ATGTCGGAATTAGAAATAAAAAAAGAAGTAGAAAGACAATTTGAAATACTTAAAAGAGGTTGTGAAGAAATAATAAGCGAAGAAGAATTTAAAAAAAAATTAGAAAATTCAATTAGAAATAATAGACCTTTAAAAGTTAAACTTGGAATAGATCCAACTGGTTCAGAATTACATATAGGACATGCTATACCTATTAGAAAGTTAAGACAATTTCAAGATTTAGGACATGAAGTAAATTTTTTAATTGGTACATTTACAGCTAGAATTGGAGATCCAACAGGTAAATCTGAAACTAGAAAAATGTTAAATTTTGAAACTATACAAGAAAATATTAGAACATATTTAGAACAAGTAAAGATAATATTAGATCTTGATAAAATAAAAGTGGTGTATAATCATGATTGGCTAGAGAAATTGACATTAGAAGAAGTATTAAAACTTTTATCAATGTTTACAGTTTCTCAAATGATACAAAGAGAAGATTTTTCTAAAAGATTATCAAATAACCAACCAGTATCTTTAATTGAATTTACTTATCCAATATTACAAGGGTATGATTCAGTTGCCTTAGAAGCAGATGTTGAATTGGGAGCTACAGAACAAAAATTTAATTTATTAAGAGGTAGAGATTTACAGAAAAATTTCAATCAAGAACAACAAATATGTATGATTATGCCAATACTTGTAGGACTTGATGGTGTAGAAAAAATGTCTAAATCATTAGGTAACTATATATCTATACAAGACAGTCCTAATGATATGTTTGGTAAAATCATGTCGATTTCTGATGAATTAATGTTAAATTATTATGAAATGATTACAGATTTACCATTAGATTATGTAAAAGAAATGCTTAAAACACAACATCCTATGGAATGTAAAAAAAGATTAGGATATGAATTAGTAAAAGAATACTATGGTGAAAAAATAGCAAGTGAATCTAAATCTTGGTTTGAAAATGTATTTAGTAATAAAAACTTAGATGTTGAATTACCTGAAATTAAATTAATAGAAAATGAATTAACTGCATTACAATTATTATCTAAAATAAGTTTTATATCATCAAATAGTGAGGGTAGAAGACTTATAGAACAAGGTGCAATGAAAGTTAATGATGTTACAATTAAAAATATTAATGAAATGGTTAATTTAACAGAAGAAACTATAGTTCGTTGTGGTAAGAAAAAAATAGTTAAAATTATAAAATAA
- a CDS encoding FAD-dependent oxidoreductase, which yields MSKILKFDETIIYDTIIVGAGPAAVSSAIYAVRKGLKTAMIGEDIGGQILDTNEIENIIGVPLTNGFDYATELEKHMSEYEIYFYKGHRVKEIINDGNLKKIITDDNKEVLTKTIIIATGAKWRQLGIPGEKEYTGKGVHYCSTCDGPFYRNKDVIIVGGGNSGVEAAIEISNIAKSVVLVEYMDELKADKVLQDRLSTLENVKIYLSTAVTEIIGNEYAEIAKLKNRHNSEEFELKMDGLFVEIGLSANSDLVKGIVETNKASEILIDEMNMTSISGIFAAGDCTNTKHKQIIIAMGEGAKAALSAFEYVIKNY from the coding sequence ATGAGTAAAATTTTAAAATTTGACGAAACAATTATTTACGATACTATTATAGTTGGTGCAGGTCCAGCTGCGGTTTCATCAGCTATATATGCAGTTAGAAAAGGATTAAAAACTGCTATGATAGGTGAAGATATAGGAGGACAAATTTTAGATACAAATGAAATAGAAAATATTATTGGTGTTCCTTTAACAAATGGTTTTGATTATGCAACAGAATTAGAAAAGCACATGTCTGAATATGAAATTTATTTCTATAAAGGTCATAGAGTAAAAGAAATTATTAATGATGGTAACTTAAAAAAAATAATTACAGATGATAATAAGGAAGTATTAACTAAGACTATTATAATTGCAACAGGAGCTAAATGGAGACAACTTGGTATTCCTGGAGAAAAGGAATATACAGGTAAAGGTGTACATTACTGTTCAACTTGTGATGGACCATTTTATAGAAATAAAGATGTAATTATTGTTGGTGGAGGAAATTCTGGAGTAGAAGCTGCTATAGAAATTTCTAATATAGCTAAAAGTGTTGTATTAGTAGAGTATATGGATGAATTAAAAGCAGATAAAGTATTACAAGATAGATTATCTACTTTAGAAAATGTAAAAATATATTTATCAACAGCAGTAACAGAAATTATTGGTAATGAATATGCTGAAATTGCTAAATTAAAAAATAGACATAATTCAGAAGAATTTGAATTAAAAATGGATGGTTTATTTGTAGAAATAGGATTAAGTGCTAATTCAGATTTAGTAAAGGGGATTGTTGAAACTAATAAAGCTAGTGAAATATTAATTGATGAAATGAATATGACTTCAATTTCAGGTATTTTTGCTGCTGGAGATTGTACTAACACAAAACATAAACAAATTATAATTGCTATGGGAGAAGGAGCAAAAGCAGCTTTAAGTGCATTTGAATATGTAATTAAAAATTATTAA
- the yajC gene encoding preprotein translocase subunit YajC produces the protein MYSITTMLLIYAVVFIPLFGIIYYNNNKKRKKIDEMMNSLSIGQKIMTIGGIIGNITKIDDETVEIKVDQNAKLNITKRAISRIIK, from the coding sequence ATGTATTCTATAACTACAATGTTACTAATTTATGCTGTAGTATTTATACCTTTATTTGGAATAATATATTACAATAATAATAAAAAAAGAAAAAAAATAGATGAAATGATGAATAGTTTAAGTATAGGTCAAAAAATTATGACAATTGGAGGTATTATTGGTAATATAACTAAAATTGATGATGAAACTGTTGAAATAAAAGTAGATCAAAATGCTAAACTTAACATTACAAAAAGAGCAATTTCACGTATAATAAAATAA
- the smpB gene encoding SsrA-binding protein SmpB — MKILANNKKAYFDYFIEDEYVAGIELKGTEVKSIKLGKVSIKESFVRIIKNEVWILGMFVSQYTFGNIYNVNETRVRKLLLNKREIKKLSEKVKEQGYTIVPLVVFNQDGLIKVRISTARGKKNYDKRESIKQRDISRDIRKNY; from the coding sequence ATGAAGATTTTAGCTAATAATAAAAAAGCATATTTTGACTACTTTATTGAAGATGAATATGTTGCAGGAATTGAATTAAAAGGAACTGAAGTTAAATCAATTAAACTTGGTAAAGTTAGTATAAAAGAAAGTTTTGTTAGAATAATAAAAAATGAAGTATGGATATTAGGAATGTTTGTTTCACAGTATACTTTTGGTAATATATATAATGTAAATGAAACTAGAGTAAGAAAATTATTATTAAATAAAAGAGAAATAAAAAAATTATCAGAAAAAGTTAAAGAACAAGGATATACTATAGTTCCATTAGTTGTATTTAATCAAGATGGACTAATTAAAGTTAGAATATCTACTGCTCGTGGTAAGAAAAATTATGATAAGCGTGAATCTATCAAACAACGTGATATCTCAAGAGATATAAGAAAAAATTATTAA
- a CDS encoding N-acetylmuramoyl-L-alanine amidase family protein, whose amino-acid sequence MFRKFKKTLLLLGICVSVLTFSAILEDVKYQNGEFVLRFDSKITKPIINKTKITSNNIHYNVSEINLKNTKISEEVLNQININDEFYKYIIIDEITKDLAGIYTYSQYGYNSNITYSDNEIRIKKIKVDVPKKISPLTKKQLVIVLDAGHGGHDSGARGHGKLEKEIALEITHKLAQNLKRDHKVILTRSDDTFVSLSERPRIGNINSADLFVSIHLNAASNENANGAEIFYFSKETNPYTSKLIELEEKYDEVQAKKVSIINQILGDFFINRTKEKSANLARVILDNYSEQMNFRKRGIFGANFAVLRGSESASILIELGFISNESDNAKLASETGQMIAVNAIADAIRENFEE is encoded by the coding sequence ATGTTTAGGAAATTTAAAAAAACGTTACTTCTTTTAGGTATATGTGTTTCTGTTTTAACATTTTCTGCAATATTAGAAGATGTAAAATATCAAAATGGTGAATTTGTTCTTAGATTTGATTCTAAAATTACTAAACCAATTATTAATAAAACTAAAATTACGTCTAATAATATTCATTATAATGTTTCAGAAATTAATTTAAAAAATACAAAAATATCAGAAGAAGTTTTAAATCAAATTAATATTAACGATGAATTTTATAAGTACATTATAATAGATGAAATTACTAAAGATTTAGCAGGTATTTATACATATTCACAATATGGTTATAATTCAAATATTACATATTCTGATAATGAAATAAGAATAAAAAAAATTAAAGTAGATGTTCCTAAAAAAATTAGTCCTCTAACAAAAAAGCAATTGGTTATAGTTTTAGATGCTGGACATGGTGGGCATGATTCTGGAGCTAGGGGTCATGGTAAATTAGAAAAAGAAATTGCTTTAGAAATTACACATAAACTTGCTCAAAACTTAAAAAGAGATCACAAAGTTATTCTTACAAGAAGCGATGATACTTTTGTAAGTCTTAGTGAAAGACCTAGAATAGGAAATATCAACTCTGCTGACTTGTTTGTAAGTATACATTTAAATGCTGCTTCTAATGAAAATGCTAATGGTGCTGAAATTTTTTATTTTTCAAAAGAAACTAATCCATATACTTCAAAGTTAATTGAATTAGAAGAAAAATATGATGAAGTTCAAGCTAAAAAAGTAAGCATAATAAATCAAATTTTGGGAGATTTTTTTATTAATAGAACCAAAGAAAAAAGTGCTAATCTAGCTAGAGTTATACTTGATAACTATTCTGAGCAAATGAATTTTAGGAAAAGAGGAATATTTGGAGCTAACTTTGCAGTTTTACGTGGAAGTGAATCAGCATCTATCTTAATAGAATTAGGATTTATTTCTAATGAATCAGATAATGCAAAATTAGCTAGTGAAACTGGACAAATGATAGCTGTTAATGCTATAGCAGATGCTATAAGAGAAAATTTTGAGGAGTAA
- a CDS encoding ribonuclease R family protein, translating into MNKIFESKFICKNKRIAFAYTENNEKVLIRDINFNNAFDGDTVIVEIIDDEKLIGKVKEIVKRQENPYFGTVILCKRNKYIIRLNRSDLIVTTTTKKINIKHGDILSFNIDYTTLNKEDIKVNVINNFGNINNSNNILNSLLYSSNISIGFSRDIKKEIVEIKRPNINEELKYRVDLRHQKTITIDDISAKDLDDAIYLEKEENHYTLYVSIADVSYFVKEYSKLDLEAAKRGNSIYLVEQVIPMLPKKLSNNLCSLNPDEDKLTFTVKLKYDLSGKLIESDFFKSVIKSHHRLNYNDVNNMFENNDKSFLMLWDMLELSKILRKQKNKKGMINFNIPEIKLILDENGEIKEIKKRTTGLSQELIEDFMVAANEAVAEYLHWQNIPAIYRIHEAPEIDVLRNLNQKLNILGYNINNIMDIHPGKIAKIIDKSSNDENSYLIHKTILQSMKRAKYMSENKGHFGLALDNYLHFTSPIRRYSDLIVHRMLQFTLTNKKLSTKYIDMKKDEYKMVAEHISKTERIAERLEKDSIKLKLLDYMKKHLNEIFDARISGIIRGKLFLQLDNLIETVFYDNYSDRYTIDNTLLIDNKGNKFNIGDKVKIKIIKLDYERIEIISEVL; encoded by the coding sequence ATGAATAAAATTTTTGAAAGTAAATTTATATGTAAAAATAAAAGAATTGCTTTTGCCTACACTGAAAACAATGAAAAAGTATTAATTAGAGATATAAACTTTAATAATGCTTTTGACGGGGATACTGTAATAGTTGAAATAATCGATGATGAAAAACTTATAGGTAAAGTTAAAGAAATAGTTAAAAGACAAGAAAATCCATATTTTGGTACTGTTATATTATGTAAAAGAAATAAATATATAATTAGATTAAATCGAAGTGATTTAATAGTTACGACTACTACCAAAAAAATAAATATTAAACATGGAGATATATTAAGCTTTAATATTGATTATACAACTTTAAATAAGGAAGATATTAAAGTTAATGTTATTAATAATTTTGGTAATATTAATAATTCAAATAATATATTAAACTCTTTATTATACTCTTCTAATATTTCTATTGGTTTTTCTCGTGATATAAAAAAGGAAATTGTAGAAATTAAAAGACCTAATATAAATGAAGAATTAAAATATAGGGTTGATTTAAGACATCAAAAAACAATTACAATAGATGATATAAGTGCAAAAGATTTAGATGATGCTATTTACCTTGAAAAAGAAGAAAATCACTACACATTATATGTAAGTATAGCCGATGTTTCATATTTTGTTAAAGAATATTCAAAATTAGATTTAGAAGCTGCAAAAAGAGGTAATAGTATATATTTAGTAGAACAAGTTATACCAATGTTACCTAAAAAATTATCAAATAATCTATGCTCATTAAATCCAGATGAAGATAAATTAACTTTTACTGTAAAACTTAAATATGATTTAAGTGGTAAATTAATTGAAAGTGATTTCTTTAAATCTGTTATTAAATCTCATCATAGATTAAATTATAATGATGTAAATAATATGTTTGAAAATAATGATAAAAGCTTCCTGATGCTATGGGATATGTTAGAACTTTCTAAAATATTAAGAAAACAAAAAAATAAAAAAGGAATGATTAATTTTAATATTCCTGAAATAAAATTAATACTTGATGAAAATGGAGAAATAAAAGAAATAAAAAAAAGAACAACTGGTCTATCTCAAGAATTAATAGAGGATTTTATGGTCGCAGCAAATGAAGCTGTTGCCGAATATCTACACTGGCAAAATATTCCGGCTATTTATAGGATACATGAAGCACCTGAAATTGATGTATTAAGAAATTTAAATCAAAAACTTAATATATTAGGATATAATATTAATAATATAATGGATATACATCCTGGTAAAATAGCTAAAATAATAGATAAAAGTTCCAATGATGAAAATTCATACCTAATTCATAAAACTATACTTCAATCTATGAAAAGAGCTAAATATATGAGTGAAAATAAAGGTCATTTTGGTTTAGCATTAGATAATTATTTACATTTTACATCACCAATAAGAAGATATTCTGATTTAATAGTTCATAGAATGCTACAATTTACATTAACTAATAAAAAATTATCTACTAAATATATTGATATGAAAAAAGATGAATATAAAATGGTAGCTGAACACATATCTAAAACAGAAAGAATTGCTGAAAGATTAGAAAAAGATTCTATAAAATTAAAATTATTAGATTATATGAAAAAACATTTAAATGAAATATTTGATGCAAGAATATCAGGTATAATTAGAGGTAAATTATTTCTTCAATTAGATAATTTAATAGAAACTGTATTTTATGATAATTATAGTGATAGATACACTATCGATAATACTCTATTAATTGATAATAAGGGTAATAAGTTTAATATTGGTGATAAAGTAAAAATTAAAATTATTAAATTAGATTACGAAAGAATAGAAATTATTTCGGAGGTACTGTAA
- a CDS encoding YeeE/YedE thiosulfate transporter family protein, whose protein sequence is MEDRKARRKEKPSQIPFALILVACIVGFGFYLKEPKLVAYWIFGISFGIILQRSRFCFTAAFRDPVLTGGTSITRSVLWAISLATVGFTAFKYVNQENAKILMANVNSVSILTIVGAILFGIGMVIAGGCASGTLMRCGEGFQMQWLSLVFFIIGSVVGAWAMNYLEPAAASTSIKLFLPDLFGWVGALVIQFIIILSIYVIALKWQLKKIGSYE, encoded by the coding sequence ATGGAAGATAGAAAAGCAAGAAGAAAAGAAAAACCATCACAAATTCCATTTGCATTAATTTTAGTTGCATGTATAGTAGGATTTGGTTTCTATTTAAAAGAGCCTAAATTAGTTGCATATTGGATATTTGGTATATCTTTTGGAATAATACTTCAAAGATCAAGATTTTGCTTTACAGCAGCATTTAGAGATCCTGTATTAACTGGTGGAACATCTATAACTAGATCAGTATTATGGGCAATTTCATTAGCTACAGTTGGATTTACTGCATTTAAATATGTAAATCAAGAAAATGCTAAAATATTAATGGCAAATGTTAATTCAGTTTCCATTTTAACTATTGTTGGTGCAATTTTATTTGGAATTGGAATGGTAATAGCAGGTGGGTGTGCTTCAGGAACATTAATGAGATGTGGAGAAGGATTCCAAATGCAATGGCTATCTTTAGTGTTTTTTATAATTGGTTCAGTAGTAGGAGCATGGGCTATGAATTATTTAGAACCAGCAGCTGCATCTACATCAATTAAATTATTCTTGCCAGATTTATTTGGTTGGGTAGGAGCTTTAGTAATTCAGTTTATAATAATATTAAGTATTTATGTAATTGCTTTAAAATGGCAACTTAAAAAAATTGGAAGTTATGAATAA
- a CDS encoding N-glycosylase/DNA lyase, with product MEKQKEIESIYSSISNKIENAIRGYANTINYDEKDYFAEIAFCILTPQSKAKNAWSAIEKLKENNLLYVGSENDIVEYLNVVRFKNNKARYLIELRNLMTRNGKLDSKNILAEINGVKEKRDWILNNVKGMGLKEAAHVLRNLGYGRYLAILDRHVLKNLKELGVIEEVPKSLTKKKYFEIEELMEQYSKEVSIPMDALDLVFWYQQAGDVFK from the coding sequence ATGGAAAAACAAAAAGAAATAGAATCAATTTACAGTTCTATATCAAATAAAATAGAAAATGCTATTAGAGGATATGCAAATACTATAAATTATGATGAAAAAGATTATTTTGCAGAAATTGCATTTTGTATTTTAACTCCACAAAGTAAAGCAAAAAATGCTTGGTCTGCAATAGAAAAATTAAAAGAAAACAATCTATTGTATGTTGGTTCTGAAAATGATATAGTAGAGTATTTAAATGTAGTAAGATTTAAAAATAACAAGGCTAGATATTTAATCGAACTTAGAAATCTTATGACAAGAAATGGAAAATTAGACAGTAAAAATATATTAGCTGAAATTAATGGAGTAAAAGAAAAAAGAGATTGGATTTTAAACAATGTAAAAGGTATGGGATTAAAAGAGGCTGCACATGTTTTAAGAAATTTAGGATACGGTAGATATCTTGCAATATTAGATAGACATGTTTTAAAAAATTTAAAAGAGCTTGGTGTAATAGAAGAAGTACCTAAAAGTTTAACAAAAAAGAAATATTTTGAAATTGAAGAACTTATGGAACAGTATTCAAAAGAAGTTAGTATTCCTATGGATGCTTTAGATTTAGTATTTTGGTATCAACAAGCTGGTGATGTATTTAAATAA